The window ACTTTAGTGAAAGTTATTTGAAGTGGTACTGTGTTCTAAAACTTAGTAAGGCCTATTACATCTGGTATTTTTTTTCACACATCAATTCTGTACCATAAAAGAGTAGAGACATCCATCCATCCTATAAAGTCTTTTTTTCCATTACATTGAGGACCTCATCCAAAAGTGAAGGCCCGAGATCAAGTTGCAACGAGAGAAGAGAACCTGTTATATCTGAAAGGGATTCTTCAGATTTAGACTCTGTCTTTGTCAGTTCACATGGAAGATGACTATCTTCAAACAAATCAACTGTTTGCCAATCACTGTATTGTTCAGAAAAGCTGGATGAATGGCTGGCTCTTCCATTAGAACAACATGAAGTGGAACCATTTggtttccatatggcatcttcattGTATTGATTCCCATTCTCAAACTGTTTACATTTCTCCTGTACTTGTTCTTCCATTACAGGCTCACAGCTAAGTTTAGGAATTTTCGAAGGACCGAATGCGTCCTGTTTTGAATTAAATGTCACTTGTGATAACAAGGGCAACATGAGGGCTTGAGAACCACCAATGGCAGGAAGTGAGATGGCATTTTTGAGCACCGGAGAGGGAGTGTCTGAAAACATAGAGTCAGAAGTGCTGTTTGCCCTCAAAAATTCATTATGTCCACCATAAACCCCCACCCTTGTTTTTCCTTGATTCCCAGGCAGTAGCTCAAAATTTCCTTGCAGAAATGATATGTCCCCAAAAACATCATGCTGTCCCTCTTTTCCAATGTGTATGGTGTGGCGAAAGTCTCCAAGGGGTGGGCTGATCATATCAGGGGACAAAATGTCCCTTAGTTTgaatttctttccttttttgttgttACCTGTTTTCAGATAAATTGGAGTCTTGGCTGGCATGTCGAAACCAAATTCAAGAAAATctgtgttataggggaaaaccaaAATCCTCGTtctaaggggaggggggaaaaaagaacGTTTCCTGAATAAGATGTTCAGATGCAAACTAGTCACATTATTGATGTTTCACACACTCAGCCGGATCAGTCAGCATGAGATGCCTTTGTAGCTATTGAAATAAGCTTGAGGGAGTCCAACGTAGACCAGTTCAAGGTTAAGTGTGTGTCCCTTTGCCAGGTGAAATGACCGGAAATACGCTTGGTCGCTTCCAAAGCCAAGGGGGACCTGAGTGGGAAACAAAGCAGGTTATCATTAACTACTCATCATGGTTCTACAGGCTTGTTTTAACAAGAACAATTAGTAACGGCACAGGCTTCCAAGCTGCAGATTAGCTTTGTGATTTTGCTTCCCTTCATTAAGCAGCATGAAAGGGTTTAGCTTGGCAAGGGCTGGCCAGCTACTTTCAGACTTCCTAGTTGTTTGAAGCCATAACACTTTAATCACAGTTGCTGAGCAGTTCAGTTAATAAACTCACCATCCTGGGCTTTGTATTGTGGTCTTTTTTGCCAATATTTGTCAGTTGCTTTTCAGTTTCCAGCTTACTAAACTAGCAATAACCAATGAAAAACTCCATGACTATTGTAAAAACACATAAATCAAAAAGACAGTAATAGTTGTTGAGGCTTATTAttttggggtcaatattcaaagcaatttaaccagacagaaacagctcctggccagttaaattgcttgttcaggGCTAAActgtcattttcagtggcacttcaccagttagtgccactgaaaataatcAGTTACTGCCAAACTCAAAAACAGCTATTTTGGGAGCGCTCTGAGGGCAGAATCAGCACTTGGCCAGTAAAGTGTTGATATGCAGCCAAGTTCAATGCATAAgtaggactgcataaaagtcagtcctatctttatgcagttcacAATAGCTGATTTAAGTGCTGAAGATTGCACTTTACTGGCTATGCGCTGGCTGGCTCCGCAGACCCGGAAATTCAGTTCAGTTCTCTGGATATGGCccacattgaatttccaggtataacACCAGTGGAGCTAAATATCCACCCCATTAAATTTGGGGGGTAATTATTATTTTGGCATTCAAACAAGTTCAAATGTTAAATAGTCATATTACAATAAAGCACTAAAAAGTTAATTTTGTGCTGCTAATTAACACCTAAATGCCAGCCTGTGaaacgtttttttaaaaatctttagcTATAGTAGATAGCCAAATTAAACATTTATGGGATGTCCCCACAGAGGTGTAAAGAAAATCTTTGCACATTTCTAATATCTGTAACTGAATCTCCTTTATGAGTGTACAGGTCTTTTAAGTCTAATAAGACAAACAATGGTTAACTGCCATCTGACAGGGCTTCATGCTTGATGGTCAATGTAATGAAGTACAGTGGTAcatcggtttacgagtgcaccattttgcgagtgttttgcaagatgagcaaaacatttgcaaaatcggtgcctcggaaaccgagcatggctcgatttacgagcaccctcccccccacaattcggcacccccgccacgatccggcaccctcccgacacgattgggcaccccccctgccacaaaccggcaccccccccccccgacacaattgggcaccccccgccgcttcttaccctcatctgggcaccccgaagatcggcctcctcgtctgctgggccttgagcatgctcagatgctcaaggcccagcagacgaggaggccaatcttcggggtgcccagatgagggtaagaagcggcggggggatgcccaatcgtgtcgggggggtgccggatcatggcgggggagtgccggatcgtgttggggggtgccggatcgtgtcggggggggttccagatcatggcggggggtgcccaatcgcgtcagggggtgccggatcgcaggggggccttcgaggggagcaatgccagttctcgggggggagggggggggacgcatcaaagcaagtttccattatttcctatggggaaacaagctttgataaacgagcattttggattatgagcatgctcctagaacggattatgctcgtaatccaaggtaccactgtattctaaTGTCTTTCTTAATGTACATTATAGAAACGCTGGGGGCTCTGGCCTGCTTAAAATTGCCTGTGgccatattcagcagcactaagccAGGTAGTGCACTAAACTGTGCTCTGAAAGGCCCCCCCAAAAGTGGCCCAGACAGGGGTGGGCCAGGGAATGCTGCTGGTGAGGAGCTAGGGCTTGTTCATTAAGCAGTGTTAGTCTGTCGCCCTGGAAGCATCAGTTTGCCAAGTTGCAGCCCCATGACTTCTTTTCTTAAAGGGTTACCAcctataaaaatatttatttatttaattttatagtcTGTCCTCTCAGAGGAGCTCAGAAAGGATTATattattacatacataataaagattAGTATATTGAAAGTCAAACAGTTTCAGAATTACATATATGGTACGGATTGGGTAACGTGACCATACGCCCTGATTTGAACGGGACTATCCCGTTTGTAATTAccttgtcccgttgtcccgaaGCACACCTAAAATGCCCCGTTTTTGGAGCCTAGGATTTCTTCCTGCTTGTCCCTACTTCCCCGACGCAGCAATAGACCAGGCGCTGCAGTGACTGTGCTGGGCCTACaagccttcaccccccccccctgtcaattctgacgtcagagaggaagttctgggctagtTCCTTAAAACTTACATTACAATTAGCCAAAAAAAGGATTGGTCCTTATTGATAAAATATTTATCCCATGTTATGTCAATGTGGAAAAATACCTAGCATGCATTGTACCAATGCACTTTATACATGTTTTACGAATAGGAGAAGGTAGGTGGAATAACACAGTTATAATTATCATAACTGTACAACTGAGACAAAAGTAAGACTAATAATTAGGAAGACAAATTCAGAAATGAAAATTTCCCTCTATCCTCCGCCCCCACTCATATTATTTCCAGCCTTCTATGCACTATATCACACCAAAGCAAGGTCACTGAGGGCTAGAATCTAAAAAAAATCTGCGTAAAAAAACGACGGGCTGCTTTCGCACCTGTTATagtagcaatttttaaaaagtgagtcattcttcaAAAAATGCtgatgcaaatgaggttggtggagagtagcaaaTAATTGCTAattttgcatgtgcccatcgtttGTGATAGCGATGGGCAAATGCGAGGAATAAATGCACCCCCCCAAAACTACCAACAACAAACCGAGCCGCCGAAGTCCACCTGACAgcggagagatgcccactctcccactGCCATTCAATACACTCTCCAGCACCCCCTCGGGAGTGGGAGACATGCTCATACTCTCCTGCCACCCAGCAACAGTCCCCTGacagcgagagagatgcccaaGCAACACGGCAGCGAGAgaggggccaatcagagcttcaggCCTCT is drawn from Geotrypetes seraphini chromosome 3, aGeoSer1.1, whole genome shotgun sequence and contains these coding sequences:
- the CDC42EP3 gene encoding cdc42 effector protein 3 → MPAKTPIYLKTGNNKKGKKFKLRDILSPDMISPPLGDFRHTIHIGKEGQHDVFGDISFLQGNFELLPGNQGKTRVGVYGGHNEFLRANSTSDSMFSDTPSPVLKNAISLPAIGGSQALMLPLLSQVTFNSKQDAFGPSKIPKLSCEPVMEEQVQEKCKQFENGNQYNEDAIWKPNGSTSCCSNGRASHSSSFSEQYSDWQTVDLFEDSHLPCELTKTESKSEESLSDITGSLLSLQLDLGPSLLDEVLNVMEKKTL